The nucleotide sequence GAGCACCGTGAAAGGCTGCCGGAATGCACAGATGTCGGGTTTGAATTGTACCATAATCGCTATTTGAAAAATGCTCAACAACAAAGAGCTACTAATCGAGTTAAGCGCAGATTTTCGTGCCGTCGGCATTTATTCTGAACAGACGACTTGGCTCAAGCCAGACATTTCCGTGTAATTCAGCGCCTGCTGAGTGTTGCCACTAAATCTCTTGattgtctctgttcccgtccaTCCagaggagcggcggcggcggcgggaggaAGCCTCACAAGACGACCCGGGAGGATTCAGGCAGCGAGGAAGACTACAGCCCAGATCCGGATGAGGAGGACGACGAAGATGAGCATGCCGTGGAGCAACGACCCCCGCCGACCACTGCGTCCTGGTCCAGCGACCATAATTACATTGCAGTAACACCAGAACAGACTCCACCCATATCATCAACAGTGTTAAACAAAAAGTGTATGTATCTCTTTGAAGGCCTTGAGCTGTCGTTGAAACCACATTGCTGCTTTTCCTTGAGTCGCGTGTTTCCTGCCGTGCTAACGTGACTCAGAAGTGATTTGTGCGTACGGGGAAGGAATGTGAGCGCTCTGGAGAAGAACTGGGCTGCGGGCTCGACTTCAAAGAGGTCGGCAAAGTGTTTGTAATTTTGACAATGTAAAGGCGTCGTTACTCAATGTGTTCTGGTAGCTGCGGTTCAGgtaagtgtttgtgtttttgggtaAGTATTCAGATATCTGGATtcctttgtcttttgttttttgaaagGGGTACTCCAAAGATTCACTCTGGGAATCTTTTTTAATATCAAACCTGGCCTGACTAaattttcctttgtttttcttcctggaAAGAGCTTTGCAAAATCTTCTGATAGACCACAAAGAAGCGTGCGTTAGAGCTCGCCTTTAGAAGCAGAGGCTGTGATACGTTCTGAAGGACGCAGCTTTCACAAAACCTTTAATAACAAATGTaacttcagggggggggggatcccctCTAGGGACTTAAATTTCAACTTCTGGCACCAATAAGGCCATTTTGCTTACAGCGCTGTCTTGGAATCGCTGGAATACCCCTTTTGAAAACACACTAAAAGCAGGGCTGCTGAAAACTCACGCAGGAACACGCGGCTGAGAGAAGACTgagtccgcccccccccccattctgtgACGCTTTAATCTGATGTGAGAAATGTGTCTGAGCAAATGAGCCTCGAGTTACAAGCTcatgtttccttccttcctggaTTCGTCGCCTCGGCTGTCGTCCCGTTCCGCAGCAGGTAGGTGACtgacaatcccccccccccccccatatttaaTTATGGAGCGATGAAGCTAATTGAGCTCGTGGAGCTGAGGACGACCTCGTGCTTGTCTTGTACGTTGTGTAGGTGAGCAGCCTTCCTTTCCCAGTGTTCGAGTCCGATGGAATATGACGTCTCGCTGTTGAGTGGGGAAActgactttaaaataaaaggtgATTTAACAGATTTTAGGACGACTCGATTGTTTGTGAGTAGTGTCGGCTCGCTGTGGGGATATCCTGCCCAGTTCAGCTCAAACAAGCGTATACAGCCGAGGGACCTGCACGCCCCAGAGACGCCGCGTTGAGTCCGCCCAGATGTTGGAGCAGCTGGATGGAGAAGGCATCCCTGCAGTGGAGACCAGACCACCTGAAGATCATGCGATGATGTTCGGAGAGGCGACGGAAGATGGAAGCTGAAGACCCGATTCAGAAGAAAGACGCATCGTGCTTCACACATTTCGCACCTGATGTACTACACACACCTGGGGGCGTGTCTTTTGCAACAAGGATATTGCAGGTTCCTTGACTTTGACATGAGGTCATTGAAAGCCAGAATGATGTGGAGTGATAGATTAATTGTCGATGAATGCATCTTCCGGTCGGGAGGGCGGTTTGATGAACGACTGaccagcaggaggaagaaattGTGGCTCAATCTCTAATTCTACAAAAAGAAGTGctttttattggtttatttggAAACTTATTCTCCTGTCGGTGTTGACTTGGTTGCTTTTGGACTCCAGACCTTTGCTCTACATAATGCAGCTTATATTTTTACTTAGTGTGCTCGTGTTGCAGTGGGGTCAATGCTTACAGTGCATGTTGGATGCACAATACATACAAGCACCAGCTGATGAACCTGAAGAAGGCGTGTCTGACACTAGATGTATAAATACATGTGCAATATGAGTCTTGTTGCTGTTTGGTTAAAATAGTACTTCATACATGCGAGTAATTCTGAAATGTTTCCACGTGTTCCCGTGAAATCCTTTGAAACCACAGTGGACTCGAGGTCTTGGTGTGAATGAACGGAAATGCATCCGTCGTTCTGATTGTCCTGGAACGCTCCACCATATGCAATGGAGAAGCTTTGCGGTGAAGAACATTTGATAATGAAGCTTCGGCTTCCACTTGCTGCCGGAATGCTCCTTTTAGTTGTTTCTTTGGCAAACTGCTCATGAGAAACTGGGTTTGTCAAGTGCATCAGGTTCCATGCTCCTGGGCGGCATATGGGGATAAAGCTGTTTGATGAGGAGGTAATCCCCCCCATTGCTTGTTTACTAGATATTTGATGAGTATTATGTGGACAGAGGATACCTCCACAATTGTCGTGGATTAAATGCACAACGACTCTGAGCCACCACTGCAAATAAAGAGGGATACGTCATCTCCTGAGGTgtcagtttgtttgcttctttcaTGCTGTTCAATGTTCAATCTgcacaattttcttttttcattttatgaaaTGAGAATGCTTCTGATTCTTTGTTTAGCTGCAGGTGTCGTATAGGTGAGCTGGAAGCTAAAGTTTGGAGTTTGTCGCTCAACACTTCCCTCAAAGTTGGAATTCTTTGCCAATGGGGCGAGGACATCTTTTACAACATTCTTTATCTTCTTGCTTATTTCCAGCACCCCCAAAAGAAGAGCGGTCGAGCgagaaggagcagaagaaggagaaggaagcgGCACCAGTGAAAGCTGCTGAGAAGCCGTCGTCATCGGCAAGGCAAGTCAAAGGAAGCGCGAAGAGCCCAACCAGTAAAGCAGGCATGGCTTCCACAAAGGACAAGACACCTTCCCATAAGTCTGCGAGCTTAAAGCTTCCCAAGAAGCCTGCAGCGCCCCAGAATAAAGCGGCAAAGTCCAAATCATCCGCACATCCATCGGCCTTTCCTCCTGGTCCGATCCACGCCACGGGGGCGCTGAGGGTCACCAAGTCGAATTTCACTATTCCTAAGAAGCAGCAACAACCAAAGGATGCTCCATCGGATTCCAGGCCCTCCTCCAGAGTCTCCTCATCTCCAGCTTCTTCAGCTCCCTCGAGTCACTCCTCCAGACCCCCGCATCCAGCTGCTTCAGCGGCCCCCGCGCTTCGTCCACCGCCCAACAACCAGATGAGACAGAACATCCGACGCTCCCTGACAGACATTCTCTACAAGAGGTGAGCGGAACACAATCGTTGTGTTGTTACTAAACAGATGTAGTGTTTGGTCGGATGCATTgaacgatttttttttttttattccaccagGGTTAGCGACAGCGACGATCTGAAGATGACCGAGAGCGAGGTGGGAAGACTGGCAGTCGCCATCGAAAAGGAAATGTTCAATCTCTGCCTCAGCACAGACAGCAAGTACAAGAACAAATACAGGTCCCTCATGTTCAACCTGAAAGACCCCAAAAACAAAGTGAGCCAAACACAAGCCTGCGTGCGATTTCGTAAGACCAGATCTCCTTTTTTTGCTGCCGAGACGTGACGCTGCGCCGTTGTTCCTCAGGGTCTGTTCTACAGGGTGGTGGACGGTGAGGTCAGTCCCTTCAGACTGGTGAGACTGAGTCCTGAGGAGCTGCTTTCAAGAGAGATATCAGAGTGGAGGAAGCCAGATGCCTCTGAGGTAAAGGCTACTTTCCTAGACCTGATCACAGGTCACACAGCAAGTAACAAATGCAGTTCTTACAGTGTGTGGCGTCTCCTGCAGGAACAGTCTTCCAGTGGACGCGCCCATTCAGGGCATTACAAACTGAGCAACAGGCATGATTCTGGCTCGCATAGCGTGGACATGGACGAGGCTCCACCCACATCCGATGCAGATGTATGTATTTCTGCAACCGCTTCATCTGCTCGCATGACCTCTGCTGCAGTAAGTGGTGGCGAGCTGGCGTTCTTCAGCTTCCacacttttccttttcacttttGCACGGGGTCTTTCTTCAATGCTGTTTCTTCGGGCTTCTTTGGCATTCTGCGTTCTTGAGCATTAAACTGACTCGTATCACACTTTGCGAGTCATCAAGGATTACAATTTATATGTGAACGATTAGAAGTGAATCCTCTTTTTCTGCTCCGACAGGACCAAGATGAGACTCCGTCCGCTTCCGTTCACCCCTCGGCCGAGGGGAACAGTAGCGGCAGCGTGCCAGACTTTTTCAATAACATGCTCAAAGACACTACTTCTGACCACAGGACTCACTTATTTGATCTGAATTGTAAAATATGCACAGGTAAGAGAGTCTATGGTTTGATGTGGTTGTGGATTAAGCAACAGTTAACTCCAGTAATGTGTGGGTTAATATTATATGTTTGACCACCAGGTCAGAAGATGGAAGATGAACCTGCAGCAAAGAAAGTCAAGCTGACCAAGAAGCCTGAAACCAAACCGCCCAAACCAGATCTGCATTCGTCCAGGTCAGGAGACGTCCTGGTCCCGACATCTTACCAGCACCAAGACCCCTACGCCTACAAAAAcgccatccctccatcctcccaaTCAAACACGGAGGTCCCAGAATCGCAGCCGCAGCTGGAGGACTTCAATATGGCTGTTCTCAAAGCTCCGGCCCCCGTCACCCCGACGGTGTCTTCTATCAGCCTCACCCGCAGAGACCCGCGCATGGCCAGGCACAGCTCCGGGGTGAACGTCACCTACTCGACTCCAGAAAAGCCCCCCGGTTACCCTGCAGATCCACTCCCAGCTCCTGTCGCCGCTCCGATTGAAGTTGGACCCAAAGCGCTACCGATGCCCCCGGCCCCACCACCTTCCTTCGCTGTGTCCAAACTGGTGAAAAGCAGGtgctccttcctccttcactgTTTCATGAACTAATTGTTCGCAGCATCGCTTGGGTTTCTTGGTATAGTTTTCTGTGCTAAAGTAGCATATGAGGTATCGAGTAATGTGTccgtttttttttctaaacatcACGCGATGGACTGTGATTATaagtttgactttttgttttacagtatATCCGAGCCTCCGCCTGAGGGCGAGACTGCCATCTTCCTCCATGGCCAAGAAAAGATTTGGAAAGGACTTATGTACATGCCCTCAGTGGCTTCGCTGGTGACCAAAGCTTATTTGGTTTCAGGATCTTTTGAGCATCTGAAGGAGGTTAGTCGTCGTGTCTGTTCATTTGGATTTTTGTTAAAATCAATGCTTCTGGACAACTATAAGCAAAATTCAAACATGAGCCGAAGGCACCAGACAAaacgtttgttgttgttgagcagGATTTGCCGGACACCATTAACATCAAAGGAAGAATTCCTCCGTACACCGTGTGGGACTATGTCGGGAAACTAAAAACCTCACTCTCCAAGGTTTGTTTGGTGAAGAAAGTATTTGTCTTAAAGTCTGAAGTCCATTCCTTAAATGTtggtttctgtttcctctgttgGCAGGAATTGTGTCTGATTCGTTTCCACCCGGccacggaggaagaggaggtggcatACGTCTCGCTCTTCTCTTACTTTAGCAGCAGGAAAAGATTTGGCGTGGTCGCTGACAATAAGCGTCGCATCAAAGACCTGTATCTCATTCCGCTGAGCTCAAAGGACCCGTTACCCTCCAAACTCTTACCGTTTGATGGGCCAGGTAAGCATTTAAAgggatacacacacatatttcacagtgacatgaatgcatTTATCATTGTTGTGCTCTTAGACTGTTATTTATCATGTGAACatggtaaatatatatattatatatttatgatttGGATTTGTTTGAAAAGGGGGATTCATGCTCGCAGTgaggagctgctgcgttctCTGCTCTGTATTTGACTTTGTATCACACATTTTGTAATAAAGGACATTTTCATCGCAGTTTGGTCCCATTTAAGTCCAGTTTCAGCCTTTTTCTAAAGAATTGGCTCTGGTATAAATTGAATTACTGTATAATCAATAAATTGTGGTTGTGCAACACTTAACGGCTCCTGGTTGGCTATCGCTGCTGCGATAGCCATATTAGAATATTTAGAAAAAtagcactgtttttttttttttctctcttaacatccagttttgaatttattacaTTGAATAAATGACTGTTGACTCGTGTGTTCAAGAGGAGCCAAAGATAATCCTTTTTCTCGGTGTATGAGAAATCTCATTTCGGCTGCTTGCTTCTGAAACTGAATTTTAGTCCACATACATGTCTAATAAGGCTCTTTTTCTGTGTTCAGGACTTGAACCTGCTCGTCCCAACCTCCTCTTGGGGCTGCTGATCTGCCAGAAGGACAGAAAGCGAGCTGGTGCTCCTGTGGAAATTGaggagaaacagtccaggactCTCAGCAAAGACGTAGATGACGCCAGCCTTTCAAAGCCCTCTTCAATGAGGACAGACAAAAGCGCACAACAGAGTCTAGAGATCCCTTTCAGCGTGCCGGCTTTGGCCGCACCTCCACCCAGCTGTGTTGAGACCCCCAGCAGCACTGTGACCACCGCCTCAGTCCTTTCCCTTTTGTCCTCTGTCGCACCGACTGCCGCTGGCAAGGACTCGCCGTCTTCATCCAGCGCCGTCGCGTCCTCTGCAGCAACTTCCACTCCTCTTCAAACCATCCTCAACACTATATTTAGGAATAAAAAGCACGACTCCGAAGCTTCCAACTCTCCCTCTGATCAGACCGAACTCCCTGCCCCACCTGTTGCGATGCTGGACCCGATCGTGCGACAGCACACCGAGAGTTCTAAGGAGATTCAAATGGAGGACGACGATGACCGACCTTATGATCCAGAAGAAGAGTATGAACCCAGGAACAAGCGTGTGAAACCTGCTGAAGTAGTAAGCAAGCCTGAACTCTCGAAGGTGCCCGAGGTTGCTCCAAATGAAGCCGATGATGTGGCATATGACCCAGAGGATGACTCCTTTTTTGAAGATGTCAAAACCTTGGTTCCCTGCCAAGCCAAGGCTGGAACTGAAGCTAAAGCTGATCCACAAAAGATCTTGGCAAGCATCAAAGATGTTGGGGATCAGACGTTCCAGAAACAAGGAAATCCAAAAACGTCAAGCCCGTGGAATCCTGTTACATCGCTGATACTTCCTGAAACACTTTTAAACCCACCTGCTAAATCACTTTTAGCCAGtactcagctgctgcagcttggCAGAAAGGTCGAAGAACTCGTCAAGTCTTCATCAGTTTCTCCCTCGGTCAACCAGAGGAAAGATCCCCGGCACAGGGACCCGAGGCAGGCTGCCACCGACAGGAAACTCTCAGATGAAcctgaggagaaagaggagacatcTCCTCCTGAGCCGGAATCTGCTCCTTCACAACCTGTCGTTCAAGAACCGGAGCCGTCGAATGTCACCGAAGTCCCGGATTCCTCACAAGGACCAGAGACTCTGCTCCCTGAAGAGGAAACGAAAAGTGAGATCCTACCTTTCCTGGAGTCGAGCATGGCGGAGGTCTCAATTCCATTATTGGGCGAGGAGGTGGAACCTGATATGGAGGTCAACTATTTGgatgagaaagaagagaaggccGAGACAGATATGGACAAGTACAATATTTGGCCAAATGCTGCCAGTATATTAAAAACTGGCGAGGACTTGGAGTATGAGGAGAAATTTCCAGATTTACCAACTGCAAGTTACTATAATGAGCCCACAAACAGTGAGTCCATAATAATATCGACGATCCCAGTCGTCACTCAGAGCACAGCTATGATTGAAAGTCAGCCCCATCACCTCTCACATCGCGTGCCATCAACCGGCTTCGACACCTACAGACCTCCAGCCGACATCCCCCTCCCATCCAACTACCCCCCGCACCATCTGATGCAGGGACAAAACCTGATTATGAGACCTCCAATGATGCCGATACCACCACCCATGCAGGGTCTTCCTCCGATATCAGGTCTACCCCCCTTGCAgcgacctcctcctccacccatcCATGTTCCACTCCCCGCACGTGGTCCTCCAGCCATACAAGGTGACAGTGGCCAGCAATACGGCCCCCCTCCAGCTGTTTACCCTCCTTATCAGAACCAGTGGCCGGGGACTCAGCCGCCGCCACCCCAGCAGCATCCACCTGGACCGCTGCCTCAGAATATCATGCCACATCGGGGGTCATTGCCACCACCATTTCCACCAATGGCACAGAGAGCTCCTGCTTCTCAAATGTTTGATCCCTCCATCCCCCCTCAGCACATTGGACAGCAAGGCCCCCGTATAGGCCTCCACCCACCTTCTGCACCTGTATATGATGGGCAGAACAGTTTGCCTCCACCAAGGTACTCCGGTCCTCCACCGCCATTCACTTTCCCTGCAAGCAGACTTCCTTTGCCATCTTACGCTGGGCGGCCTCCTGCGCCCCCTCCGGCGCACTTTGATAACAGAGTTCCGCCTCCATCCCAGTTTCCAAGACCCAGGGTCCCCCCGCTATCTCAGTATGGGGACAGTGAAGTTCAACCCCAAATGGTAGACCGGTCTCGAAGCCCTGCAGAACAGTATAATAAAGACTGTAACTCCTTTAAGCTGCATGTGGACCAAAATCCAAACCCCCTCCATATTTTTAAAGACAGTCAGGGCCCCCCACCTGGTCCACCTTACCGGGGACTTCCACTAATCCAATATGAGGAGAATAAATGTGCGCCATCCAGTGGCGAGATGAGTGTACAGCACTTCAGTCCACATAACCAGTATGGGAGCTCCAGACCACTCGCCTCACCGCCACATCGCGGATCCTTTGATGAGCTCAGAGGTCTTCCCTCTCATGAGAATAGACCCCACCCAGCTCATTTTGGAGGATCAGAACGCTATCGCTTCGATAGGCATTCTGATGAGGCTAGACTCGTCCGCCACGGTGGGCCACTGCTGCCAACTCCTTCGGAAAGTCTTTTAGGTCCTTTGAGTCTCATGGGAAGCATCAGTCCAGATCTGCACCAGGATGATCACTGGGCCCGCCTCTCTCctgaaatgaggaggaggagcagcaccACCCGATTGGATTCAGAACCCCGCAGTGGAGATCGCTTTAGTCGCTTTGAAGGGAGTCACAGAGAACCTCCCTCTGGTCCATCTCAATCCTCTGAAGAAAGACCAAGGGAACTGTCTGAGGACCGTCGAAGGGAAAGAGACCACCCTGGCAGGCAGTCATGGGATCGGGGTCCGGTTAAGAGgtggagcagagagagagagtgggacagaagcagagaaaggGACCTTGAACGAGAACAGAGCCGTGACAGAGACCGAAGCAGAGGGAAGGACGTTGAGAGGCAAAGGGAGTCCGAAGGAGAACGACACCGGAACCAAGACACAGACAAAAGGAGTGACAGGGaaaaagacagggagagagacagggaaaaagacaaggagagagacagggaaagagacagggagagagacaaggagagagacaaggaaaaagacaaggagagagacagggagagagacaaggaaaaaaacaaggagagagacagggagagagacaaggagagagacagggagagagacagggaaaaagaaagggagagagacagggaaaaAGACAGGgaaaaagaaagggagagagacagggaaaaagacagggagagagtcAGGGaaaaagacagggagagagtcAGGGaaaaagacagggagagagacaaggaaaaagacagggagagagacaaggaaaaagacagggagagagacagggaaaaAGACGGCGAGAGAGACAAGGaaaaagacagggagagagacagggaaaaAGACGGGGAGAGAGATAAGGAAAGAGACAGGGgaaaagacagggagagagacagggaaaaAGACGGGGAGAGAGATAAGGAAAGAGACAGGGGAAAAGACAGGGAAAAAGACGGGGAGAGAGATAAGGAAAGAGACAGGGgaaaagacagggagagagacagggataGAGACAGAGCCAGGGATTCTGACCGGAGGGAACACGACCGTGACAGAGGGAGAAACCGTGAACGCGAACGAGAGCGAGACAAGAGACGGGAAAGATCCCGAAGCAGAGATCGTGACCGGGACAGAGACCGTGGGAAGGACAGGGACAAGGAAAGGGAAAGAGACAGGGACAAGGACAAAGATCATCGTCGAGAaaggagcagaagcagagaaaagagagaggagaagaaggataGTAAATCATCCAAGGAGAGCGATAAAACTGCAGTAAACGACAACATGTCCTAGTCTCTGTTTTATGGACACTCAATAATAGTTTTGAGAGACATTCACCAGTTGAAGTCACCACTGTAAATGTAGAATAGTATTTTGTTAAAGTTTCCACAGTTGTGTTTCTCCTAGAAATAACGGTAGTGTTTGTATATATTCTTTTGCAGTTAAAGTTTTGTTTTATCACGAGGTAAACAAAACACTGAAGTATATCCAAGTTGCTTGTGTACAAGTCATTACGTAGGCTAACGAGTCCTATTACATGTACCTTTCTTCTGTCAAAGCCGTTTCAAGAGAACAGTGCCGTTTGCTAAATGTATATATGAATGTATTCGTGTACATACTGATGTTTTTAATCATACTTTTCTAAGTAGAGAAATCAAAGCCATATATCTGAGATGGATAATgtgaaagtcagaccgacgcCGTTGACACGTGTCAATACGTCCGACGTGTTTGAAATTTAAGACTCCAAATATTAACATTATCCACCCCATCAATGGTGAATGTgacatccttttgtttttgtgaccAATTAAATCAGTTTGATGACATGTTTGCCCGGTGATTTAAATAAGTGTAATTATGGGATCGTTCAGCTCTTGCTTTGTTGGTTAATGCTgaagtaaaatgttttttgggCTGGTTGTAGCTGATTGCACCAGCCTTACAGTATAGAACCCTGATGAGGCATCGACACACTTATTCGAGAACccaatttcttctttttttttaaaccatatATGTCACTGATATCCAATCCTTTAATAAAGCATGACAGCATCCTGAGAACTGAACACCATTTCCTTACTTCCTTATCAGGTATCGGGAATgtaaaccagaaaaaaaaatgttttgccacTTGGCAAATTCCAAAACTAGTCATGGCTATTTGTTGCTTCATCATAGGCATGGCTAGACCAAGTCTTCTGAACTTTCTTCGGGCACCACGCAAACTCATCTGTGCGGTCGTAGTTCAAGTAGGCAAACTTGAGGAGACGCCTACGTTGCTTCTTGTCAAGGACGGCAAACACAAAGTAGTTGAGGACGCTCTCCTTGACATTTGGGAGTTTTCCGTTGACCAGAGTCTCCTCCAGGAAGAAGCGGACCAGGGGGGCTTGGTATTGAGGGTATCCCAGGGTTCCCTGGGACTTCAGGATGCGGGTGATGCGTAGGTTGTTATGGGTGCGACTGTTAATGAGAAGCAATAAAAGGGTGAAACGATCGTTTGGTGGGATCCGTTGCTTTCAGTGATTGACATGTTTGATTAAACGTGAGAGCTGACTTGTTAAGGTTCTTGAATCTCTCTTCCCAGTTCAACGCTCTCTTGACTTCCCCCGTTTCCTCATCACACAACTCAATCCCATAGAAGTCCAACATCAGCTTGTAGGACTTCAACAAATTAACCTTTGCAGTGCTGTTGTCCAGAAAACACTAAAGCAAAGGATGTTCAGTCAGAATGTGAATCACTTGTTTTCCCCTTAAATATCAATTCTGTAGCTTAAAGGGATTCACCTTAATTTCTTGCTTAGTCAACGGCCTGGCCTCAAAGTTCATTCCTGGTTCTTGCAGTGGAAACAGCctttgagaggaaaaaaagaacaagtggTAAATTCAAATGTATGAGCATTTTACATTACATCTGTGACTAGAGTAAATTACCATTGAATATAGGTGTGTACATACTCCAGTGCATCATAATCTCCAGCCCAATCATGGAACTCGTGGATGTATACAcctgaaaacaaataaaatccatcAATGAATTATTCTGTAGCTAAAGGTTGCGTTAAACCCAGAGGTTACCtgacttattattattaataataataataatgcattgattttatatcgtgcttttctagatactcaaggATGCTTAATTATTATTACTCTCCTTTGGACATTGTAGTTCTCTGTTGAAATACGTTAAACCGTTTCACTCTCTCGGGCTCCAAAgtgatttaaatgaaatgaggGCAGAAAGTTTGTGGATTTTTCCACGCAAAAATCTTACAGATGAAATCACAATCTAGAGCTTGACTGATTTACGTCTGACGTGTTTGTAGCTGTAGGCCTACCGTCAGGTGCAGAAGGCTTCAGTCCCAGATAGAAGTTCAAATTCGGCATGTCATCCTACTCAACAGGAGAAAATAGCACTTGCAGTAAGTGTGTATTATGGGTTATGTGAGATAATGGACATGTATATCTGTTTTGTAAGAATAATGACATGTAAGTCGTGTAAACTGTTCTGACTTACTGATTCTGGTACCATCCTATAGTTAGACTGGATAAATATAAGAGAACAGTTACACAGTTTATGATTGCAGTGTGTTATGCGTCCGGTCCCAATGTGTACGTAACTTACAGGGTAGTCGCGTCGGTAGTGTTGCATGTCTCTCGCGGCACGTTCAAATTGGCTGAATTTGTACTGATGCACAAGAAAATGAAGGTTTTGTCAGTTTATATTGAAGACATAGATCTGAACAGTGGAATAGAAAGAACACATTCTGTACTAAAGTATACGTTTTGGGTAGTTTTACTTAATTTTAGTTTTTCCACTTGATATTGCACGTTTAGCTCCA is from Brachionichthys hirsutus isolate HB-005 chromosome 8, CSIRO-AGI_Bhir_v1, whole genome shotgun sequence and encodes:
- the dido1 gene encoding death-inducer obliterator 1, whose product is MEKNESAELSLALEPEQSQDHMDSCSQGSGEVDSEQKQPLHIESENVAKDTLEDQDNSPKANSEIKKTWGFRQSTVAKREMPVEASDTTDSRCPVRRSGRQPKRTDKLEEFLSTAKRGARKSAPPILESGDPPSQTPTDAETASEASFDGNADPKAIEDKADSPERRTRSGTRKQTLESLGRQTRRGGAAIAKDEGSSDNEDDTSPAAKKESDEKSSEDVGSTNAEQSQQELDSDKTGVKNEKVEAETETGKETEKDGTDTPVVLLKRGPMRTYINKMKANKNTAAVTAAANKNAPPVKREAKLSATKVSGKVCQPPAAEDDDDDEDDDDDDDDDDDSMTSSSSSSFDSDEGGYDPNALYCICRQKHNKRFMICCDLCEEWFHGDCVGITEARGRLMERNGEDYICPNCTAKKNQLVKPAASILSASAETGKFRINLASAASAFARSTGMAEKATVSGVDGYHTVILGMLIPQPCSSAGNEEKSLEDQGIKGRIEKATNPTGKKKIKIFQPQAMQQPAGPKTDLKTGAKKKTPPTAEQKALADGVQKVASNVEVKTTPPPLPETPEPKAGQKPEDDSSLPKCIGPGCANNAQPDSVYCGNDCILRHAAATMKSITDVKEPKEKDKTPKTKSPLKRSGGGGGRKPHKTTREDSGSEEDYSPDPDEEDDEDEHAVEQRPPPTTASWSSDHNYIAVTPEQTPPISSTVLNKKSPPKEERSSEKEQKKEKEAAPVKAAEKPSSSARQVKGSAKSPTSKAGMASTKDKTPSHKSASLKLPKKPAAPQNKAAKSKSSAHPSAFPPGPIHATGALRVTKSNFTIPKKQQQPKDAPSDSRPSSRVSSSPASSAPSSHSSRPPHPAASAAPALRPPPNNQMRQNIRRSLTDILYKRVSDSDDLKMTESEVGRLAVAIEKEMFNLCLSTDSKYKNKYRSLMFNLKDPKNKGLFYRVVDGEVSPFRLVRLSPEELLSREISEWRKPDASEEQSSSGRAHSGHYKLSNRHDSGSHSVDMDEAPPTSDADVCISATASSARMTSAADQDETPSASVHPSAEGNSSGSVPDFFNNMLKDTTSDHRTHLFDLNCKICTGQKMEDEPAAKKVKLTKKPETKPPKPDLHSSRSGDVLVPTSYQHQDPYAYKNAIPPSSQSNTEVPESQPQLEDFNMAVLKAPAPVTPTVSSISLTRRDPRMARHSSGVNVTYSTPEKPPGYPADPLPAPVAAPIEVGPKALPMPPAPPPSFAVSKLVKSSISEPPPEGETAIFLHGQEKIWKGLMYMPSVASLVTKAYLVSGSFEHLKEDLPDTINIKGRIPPYTVWDYVGKLKTSLSKELCLIRFHPATEEEEVAYVSLFSYFSSRKRFGVVADNKRRIKDLYLIPLSSKDPLPSKLLPFDGPGLEPARPNLLLGLLICQKDRKRAGAPVEIEEKQSRTLSKDVDDASLSKPSSMRTDKSAQQSLEIPFSVPALAAPPPSCVETPSSTVTTASVLSLLSSVAPTAAGKDSPSSSSAVASSAATSTPLQTILNTIFRNKKHDSEASNSPSDQTELPAPPVAMLDPIVRQHTESSKEIQMEDDDDRPYDPEEEYEPRNKRVKPAEVVSKPELSKVPEVAPNEADDVAYDPEDDSFFEDVKTLVPCQAKAGTEAKADPQKILASIKDVGDQTFQKQGNPKTSSPWNPVTSLILPETLLNPPAKSLLASTQLLQLGRKVEELVKSSSVSPSVNQRKDPRHRDPRQAATDRKLSDEPEEKEETSPPEPESAPSQPVVQEPEPSNVTEVPDSSQGPETLLPEEETKSEILPFLESSMAEVSIPLLGEEVEPDMEVNYLDEKEEKAETDMDKYNIWPNAASILKTGEDLEYEEKFPDLPTASYYNEPTNSESIIISTIPVVTQSTAMIESQPHHLSHRVPSTGFDTYRPPADIPLPSNYPPHHLMQGQNLIMRPPMMPIPPPMQGLPPISGLPPLQRPPPPPIHVPLPARGPPAIQGDSGQQYGPPPAVYPPYQNQWPGTQPPPPQQHPPGPLPQNIMPHRGSLPPPFPPMAQRAPASQMFDPSIPPQHIGQQGPRIGLHPPSAPVYDGQNSLPPPRYSGPPPPFTFPASRLPLPSYAGRPPAPPPAHFDNRVPPPSQFPRPRVPPLSQYGDSEVQPQMVDRSRSPAEQYNKDCNSFKLHVDQNPNPLHIFKDSQGPPPGPPYRGLPLIQYEENKCAPSSGEMSVQHFSPHNQYGSSRPLASPPHRGSFDELRGLPSHENRPHPAHFGGSERYRFDRHSDEARLVRHGGPLLPTPSESLLGPLSLMGSISPDLHQDDHWARLSPEMRRRSSTTRLDSEPRSGDRFSRFEGSHREPPSGPSQSSEERPRELSEDRRRERDHPGRQSWDRGPVKRWSREREWDRSRERDLEREQSRDRDRSRGKDVERQRESEGERHRNQDTDKRSDREKDRERDREKDKERDRERDRERDKERDKEKDKERDRERDKEKNKERDRERDKERDRERDREKERERDREKDREKERERDREKDRERVREKDRERVREKDRERDKEKDRERDKEKDRERDREKDGERDKEKDRERDREKDGERDKERDRGKDRERDREKDGERDKERDRGKDREKDGERDKERDRGKDRERDRDRDRARDSDRREHDRDRGRNRERERERDKRRERSRSRDRDRDRDRGKDRDKERERDRDKDKDHRRERSRSREKREEKKDSKSSKESDKTAVNDNMS